The DNA region TACTTTTATAATACACTTAAAAGGTATCAACTAATGACACCTTTTAAGGAGTTTTTATATGAATAAATCTGAGAGATTAAATAATATGTTGCAATTTATAAATGAAAAAAGGACTTTTAACCTTAAGGATTTGATGGATAAGTATAATATATCTAGAAGTACAGCGATTAGAGACGTTCAATCGTTAGAAATATTAGGCATGCCAATATACGCTGAACAAGGTAGGAATGGGAAGTATTTTGTATTAGATAATCGTATTTTATCGCCGATTACCTTTACTGTTGATGAAATGTTTGCAATTTATTTTGCTATGTTGACTTTAAATGGATATAAAGCAAAACCATTTGAATATGAAGTAAGTAAATTAGAGAAAAAATTCAAACAAGTCCTTCCAAATCAAGTAAAAGAAAATATTGAGAAAATGCAAGAGATAATAAACCTAGAAGTTACAAATCATAGTAATTTCAATCCTTACTTAAAGGAGTTGATTCAAAGCATTATTGACGAAAAGATCTATAAAGTATCGTATTTAAAAAACAAGGAAGAAATTCAAATTACAGGTCAGTTTATAAAAATTAATTCGAAATTCGGGCAATGGTATTCTAAAATTTACAATATCAATAAACAAAAAGTCCAGAATCTTCGTTGTGATAAAATTGTATCATTGGAAGTAGTTGAAGATGAGCAGCCAATGAACTTAGCGCATTTATTATCACTATTAGATAATTATCACAAGCAAGCAAATGCTATTCAGTTCTCAGTCGTCGTAACAGACAAAGGAAAGGATTTATTTGACAAAGAGCATTATCCTTCGATGTCAATTCAAAAAACAGCTGATAATTATATAATTTCAGGTTACTACAATCCGAACGAAGAAGATTTTATTTCAGACTATTTTTTACGCTATGGTAAGTCTATTATTTCTATCAAACCATCGATATTAAAAGATTCAATTCAGAACAAACTGCATATAGTTATGTCACATTTGAATCAATTGAATTAAAAATGTTGTTTTATGAGAAACCGTTATTCAAATATTGAGTAATTTTAGAAGTGAGGATTGAAAGTATGTTCTCCGATTGGTTACAAGGTGGTTTATATTTAGAGGTAAGCTTTCTATTAAAAATAAAAGAAGATAGGAAAACTACAATAAATGTGATTCTTAACAATTTAAGCGATATTCAAACAATCGATCTAGTTGATGAAACGATTGATAAAAAAGTAAATGACTTTATTGAAGGTTATTCTGATACAGATGGACCTAATACATTCTATCATCATTCAATAAATCTTAATGCCTATGTTCATTTACCTCCGAAAAAAAGAACAATAATACATATAGAGCAAATATCATCAGATTCTCTAGTAATTAATTTTCTTTTTGATGGGTTTGATATTGAAGAAGTAAGACCTCTAAAGGGGAAAATTACAGAATACATTACCTTACTTAAAGAGCTATATTATCATTTCGAATTTAAAGTGGGAGGAATTGCATTGGATGAAGACGTTGAGGCTTTGTTTAATTGTAATGAACTATATCCCAGTGAATGCTACAAATTTGATAATTTAACTA from Bacillus solimangrovi includes:
- a CDS encoding helix-turn-helix transcriptional regulator, whose protein sequence is MNKSERLNNMLQFINEKRTFNLKDLMDKYNISRSTAIRDVQSLEILGMPIYAEQGRNGKYFVLDNRILSPITFTVDEMFAIYFAMLTLNGYKAKPFEYEVSKLEKKFKQVLPNQVKENIEKMQEIINLEVTNHSNFNPYLKELIQSIIDEKIYKVSYLKNKEEIQITGQFIKINSKFGQWYSKIYNINKQKVQNLRCDKIVSLEVVEDEQPMNLAHLLSLLDNYHKQANAIQFSVVVTDKGKDLFDKEHYPSMSIQKTADNYIISGYYNPNEEDFISDYFLRYGKSIISIKPSILKDSIQNKLHIVMSHLNQLN